Proteins from one Sabethes cyaneus chromosome 2, idSabCyanKW18_F2, whole genome shotgun sequence genomic window:
- the LOC128737131 gene encoding protein disulfide-isomerase TMX3, which produces MLPSRLYGIIPFLIAAIGEVKTSRVLELSDRFLDVRNEGQWFVMFYAPWCAHCKKLEPVWAHVAQALYNTNIRVGRVDCTRFTAVAEAFRVNAYPTIMFIKGPYDYVYSGERSKEELIHFVNRMSGPPVQQVTRVESFDILKSNNPIFFTYVGKQDGILWDVFYSAAEIYQPHGYFYATSVDIAKRHFDIDTVPAALVYKERMHYYFPYSDNFEIIEPAHLNESLFRWVNEERFPTFPKITRSNIHQIIQTQKYLVLAVVEENKLNEIAAHEQEFRDMVEIFVHKNKHKYHFRFQFGWVGTPDLAHSIAMDTLSTPHLIVLNASTNEHHIPEDDPLQLTPEAIEIFLDTIHNQTAPTFGGNSLPVRIYRTWFEAKTSLYDMWQGNPVLTSVLFGLPLGFLSLILYSICCADILDADEEEEESKHEKKE; this is translated from the exons ATGCTTCCGAGTCGATTATACGGTATTATTCCATTTCTAATTG CTGCTATCGGTGAAGTAAAAACCTCGCGTGTTCTTGAACTGAGCGATCGATTTTTAGATGTCCGAAACGAAGGTCAGTGGTTTGTAATGTTTTACGCACCTTGGTGTGCTCACTGCAAGAAGCTAGAACCGGTTTGGGCCCACGTAGCTCAAGCACTGTACAACACCAATATTCGAGTCGGCAGGGTAGATTGCACTCGTTTTACTGCAGTCGCGGAAGCCTTTCGGGTCAATGCATATCCCACGATTATGTT TATTAAAGGCCCATACGACTATGTTTACAGTGGTGAACGCAGTAAAGAAGAACTGATTCACTTTGTCAACCGAATGTCCGGTCCACCAGTTCAGCAAGTGACCCGGGTCGAAAGTTTTGATATATTAAAATCGAACAATCCTATTTTCTTTACGTATGTTGGTAAACAAGATGGAATCTTGTGGGATGTATTTTATAGTGCTGCCGAAATATATCAGCCACATGGTTATTTCTATGCTACATCAGTAGATATCGCGAAACGGCATTTCGACATCGATACCGTGCCGGCGGCTTTGGTGTATAAGGAACGAATGCATTACTATTTCCCGTATTCAGATAATTTCGAGATTATTGAGCCAGCCCATCTGAATGAGTCCCTTTTTCGCTGGGTTAATGAAGAACGATTCCCAACATTTCCCAAAATAACACGAAGTAACATACACCAAATCATACAAACCCAAAAATACCTCGTCCTGGCAGTGGTCGAAGAAAATAAGCTCAACGAAATAGCGGCTCACGAGCAGGAGTTCCGAGACATGGTGGAAATATTCGTGCACAAAAACAAGCACAAGTACCACTTTCGGTTTCAGTTTGGGTGGGTCGGAACACCGGATCTGGCGCACTCCATTGCCATGGACACACTTTCTACTCCACATTTGATAGTTTTGAATGCGAGCACCAACGAACACCATATACCGGAAGACGATCCTCTTCAGTTAACACCGGAAGCTATCGAAATCTTCCTAGATACTATCCACAACCAAACCGCTCCG ACTTTTGGAGGAAATTCTCTTCCCGTTCGTATCTACCGTACTTGGTTTGAAGCGAAAACTTCCTTGTATGACATGTGGCAAGGGAATCCGGTGCTAACTTCAGTACTCTTCGGATTGCCACTGGGCTTTCTTTCGCTAATACTCTACTCGATTTGCTGTGCGGACATTCTGGACGCCGACGAAGAGGAAGAAGAGTCCAAGCATGAGAAAAAGGAGTAA
- the LOC128737470 gene encoding THO complex subunit 6 has product MVDIKKCFYTTILSQTISDDGKFLFCGSNFGEILIYSIDRISCVDNSVTDPTEPQVIFTLQEKCQVYSLSFHKDFLIAGLNGEICGYQWNAKTATIGKKAWTVKLPTSAEYTDINEVNYLWLDKEREIIYAGCGDNIMYAVSLEDGRIIRKYQAHQDYIHCVSGCEGKVATASEDGLVLLWDPRQAKFTGKIEPHCKEMLNRPEFGKWQGTVSINEDWLVCGGGPRFSLWHLRSLECTTDLAFPERVHVSGFIDDVIYAAGHCKNFYQYNFNGDITAEIPISAPAVYSVVLQTEPTKLMSIAGASSNIDVCTNFSYRDIVLNTYKKQ; this is encoded by the exons ATGGTTGACATAAAAAAGTGTTTCTATACAACCATTCTCTCACAAACCATTTCCGACGAtggtaaatttttgttttgtggAAGTAATTTTGGAGAAATACTAATATATAG TATTGATCGAATTTCGTGCGTTGACAATTCTGTTACTGACCCAACCGAACCGCAGGTCATCTTCACTCTGCAAGAAAAATGCCAAGTGTACAGTCTCTCTTTTCACAAAGATTTTCTAATAGCTGGATTAAACGGAGAAATTTGTGGCTATCAATGGAATGCGAAAACAGCAACCATCGGTAAAAAAGCCTGGACTGTTAAACTGCCTACTTCCGCTGAATACACGGACATAAATGAAGTAAACTATCTTTGGTTGGACAAGGAACGAGAAATTATATACGCTGGTTGTGGAGACAACATAATGTATGCTGTTTCCCTGGAAGATGGTCGAATCATAAGAAAATATCAAGCACACCAGGATTATATCCATTGTGTTTCGGGTTGTGAGGGGAAAGTGGCAACTGCCTCCGAAGATGGGTTGGTACTGCTGTGGGACCCACGACAAGCTAAGTTTACCGGTAAAATAGAACCTCACTGCAAAGAAATGTTAAATCGACCAGAATTCGGCAAATGGCAAGGAACAGTGTCCATCAACGAGGATTGGTTAGTGTGCGGGGGAGGACCACGATTCTCCCTCTGGCATCTGCGTTCGTTGGAATGTACAACAGACCTGGCGTTCCCGGAGCGAGTACATGTATCCGGATTTATTGACGACGTGATCTACGCAGCCGGTCATTGCAAGAATTTTTACCAGTACAATTTCAACGGGGACATCACAGCGGAAATACCGATCTCAGCGCCAGCCGTTTACAGTGTGGTGCTGCAAACCGAACCGACCAAACTGATGTCCATTGCCGGTGCTTCCAGTAATATCGATGTGTGCACGAATTTTAGCTATCGCGACATCGTTCTCAATACGTATAAAAAGCAGTAA